In Microbacterium sp. AB, a single genomic region encodes these proteins:
- a CDS encoding tetratricopeptide repeat protein, with amino-acid sequence MTSRAEWEQRVAAVWNADDDATLVERMAAVAADAPHPSLGAFELGGAYDSTGREAEALVRYEAAVAGGIADVDPERAAQLVVQHASTLRNVGRVDDAIALLSSAPPHPSTGAAREVFLALALHSAGRDAEALRTAIEALVPTLPRYRRSVAAYARALTD; translated from the coding sequence GTGACTTCGAGAGCGGAGTGGGAGCAGCGCGTCGCGGCCGTCTGGAACGCCGACGACGACGCGACCCTCGTCGAGCGGATGGCCGCCGTGGCGGCGGACGCTCCCCATCCGTCGCTGGGCGCGTTCGAGCTCGGCGGCGCGTACGACAGCACGGGTCGCGAGGCCGAGGCGCTCGTCCGGTACGAGGCCGCCGTCGCCGGCGGGATCGCCGACGTCGACCCCGAGCGCGCAGCGCAGCTGGTCGTCCAGCACGCGTCGACGCTACGCAACGTCGGCCGCGTCGACGACGCGATCGCCCTGCTGTCCTCCGCGCCCCCGCACCCGTCGACCGGTGCCGCCCGAGAGGTGTTCCTCGCGCTCGCGCTGCACAGCGCCGGGCGCGACGCCGAGGCGCTCCGCACCGCGATCGAGGCCCTCGTCCCGACGCTGCCGCGGTATCGGCGGTCGGTCGCCGCCTACGCCCGGGCGCTCACGGACTGA
- a CDS encoding phosphotransferase, translated as MSAGIPRSVHVDGVEWVVERVWPAGEDGRTPLEAHADGAVRGGYAEGDGVALLAPEDDGALPALAGLAAEGEVVSHRPGKRAVVRLPMGRGYAKVVPPGRASRVIDAHARGASFAGAFRIPAIVPDDREQRGVVRFTAVGGRTLYDLGADPVREESQWRAAWEAWETSWTAVVDDARVDHLPAHEAEDEARVMTEWASRASERLPAGADARDELAALAGHLAAQVEKHSTDADALAHRDLHDKQLLWDGDEGIALLDLDTCVRADPGLDLGNLAAHVDLALRHGRWPRRRGRIAFASIGRAADALGVEPGRLSAWRAAAQFRVACVNLLRPRWRDRSERALEGMIRDFRTEAGPWEA; from the coding sequence ATGAGCGCCGGCATCCCTCGCTCCGTGCACGTCGACGGCGTGGAATGGGTCGTCGAACGCGTGTGGCCTGCGGGCGAGGACGGCAGGACGCCGCTGGAGGCGCATGCCGACGGCGCGGTGCGAGGCGGCTACGCGGAAGGCGACGGCGTCGCGCTCCTCGCACCCGAGGACGACGGGGCGCTGCCCGCGCTCGCCGGGCTCGCCGCGGAGGGCGAGGTCGTCTCGCATCGCCCGGGCAAGCGCGCCGTGGTCCGTCTGCCGATGGGCCGCGGATACGCCAAGGTCGTCCCGCCCGGACGCGCGTCGCGCGTGATCGACGCGCACGCGCGCGGCGCGTCGTTCGCGGGCGCCTTCCGCATCCCCGCGATCGTCCCGGACGATCGCGAGCAGCGCGGGGTCGTGCGCTTCACGGCTGTCGGGGGGCGCACCCTGTACGACCTGGGAGCCGATCCCGTGCGGGAGGAGTCGCAGTGGCGGGCCGCGTGGGAGGCGTGGGAGACGTCGTGGACCGCCGTCGTCGACGACGCGCGCGTCGATCACCTGCCCGCCCACGAGGCGGAGGACGAGGCGCGCGTGATGACCGAGTGGGCGTCGCGCGCCTCGGAGCGTCTCCCTGCCGGGGCGGATGCGCGCGACGAGCTGGCGGCCCTCGCCGGGCACCTCGCGGCGCAGGTCGAGAAGCACTCGACGGATGCCGATGCCCTGGCTCATCGCGACCTCCACGACAAGCAGCTGCTCTGGGACGGAGACGAGGGCATCGCCCTGCTCGACCTCGACACCTGCGTGCGCGCGGACCCGGGACTCGACCTCGGCAATCTCGCGGCGCACGTCGACCTCGCCCTGCGGCACGGCCGGTGGCCGCGCCGACGCGGGCGCATCGCGTTCGCGTCGATCGGACGGGCTGCGGACGCGCTCGGCGTCGAGCCCGGGCGCCTCTCGGCATGGCGGGCGGCCGCCCAGTTCCGCGTCGCGTGCGTGAACCTCCTGCGCCCGCGATGGCGCGATCGCTCGGAGCGCGCGCTGGAGGGCATGATCCGCGACTTCCGGACGGAGGCGGGCCCATGGGAAGCTTGA
- a CDS encoding CGNR zinc finger domain-containing protein — translation MHLNPYGEYAVLLAASLADDWPDDREGIVDRTREFGMTMEFPTGTDDHARTRDVIDRWLAVVDAREERVRAQLLNALMAKATAYPRLTDHDGEGWHLHYRDDGRSLPDVLLAVMSVGTALHLTTRGMHRLARCEAGLSSGDPCRRVVVDTTRNGRQRYCSVRCANRAAVRRHRARRSGQSVSARA, via the coding sequence ATGCATCTCAACCCTTACGGCGAGTACGCGGTCCTGCTCGCCGCCTCCCTCGCGGACGACTGGCCGGACGACAGGGAGGGGATCGTCGATCGGACGAGGGAGTTCGGGATGACGATGGAGTTCCCGACGGGGACGGACGACCACGCGCGCACGCGGGACGTGATCGACCGCTGGCTCGCCGTCGTGGACGCGCGGGAGGAGCGCGTGCGCGCGCAGCTCCTGAACGCGCTGATGGCGAAGGCGACGGCGTACCCGCGGCTGACCGATCACGACGGCGAGGGCTGGCACCTGCACTACCGGGACGACGGGCGATCGCTGCCGGACGTGCTGCTCGCGGTGATGAGCGTCGGGACCGCCCTCCACCTCACCACGCGCGGAATGCACCGGCTCGCCCGCTGCGAGGCGGGGCTGTCGTCCGGCGACCCGTGCCGTCGCGTCGTCGTCGACACGACGCGCAACGGGAGGCAGCGCTACTGCTCCGTCCGTTGTGCGAACCGGGCGGCCGTGAGGCGCCACCGCGCCCGCCGCTCCGGTCAGTCCGTGAGCGCCCGGGCGTAG